TTCACATATAGTGCGGTCAGGAGGGTGTTCAGGTCTTGCGTCACAACATGATCTTGGACGCCCTCTCTTCATGCCCGCTCACCGGCCCCCCAGACATCGGACTTACTCGTCTAGTAGGGCTTGGTTAGGTGGGGACGGGCTGGGCATGTCTGGGTAACGCGCGGCGGCAGGTGGGGCAGATACCGGACCAGCAGGCCAGAAGCAGCTGCAACTCGGCGATGACCCGGTAGGTGCTCAAGCCGCAGCCGGCGCTTTTGGGTTGAGTCGTTCAAGGGTGCAGAACGCGTGTGCGACCGAGACCAGGGTGACGTGATGATGCCAGCCGCTCCACGTGCGGCCCTCGAAGTGGTCCAGGCCCAGGCCGGTCTTCAGCTCGCGGTAGTCGTGCTCGACCCGCCAGCGGATCTTCGCCATTCTCACCAGGTGCCGTAGCGGGATGTCGCCGGGCAGGGTGGACAGCCAATATTTGACCGGCTCCGGCTCGCCCGGTGGCCATTCGGCCAAAAGCCAGCACTCCGGCAGCTCTTCACCGGCATGGGCACGGCGGATCATCCGGCCCGCGGGCCGCACCCGCAGCGCGGCGAACCGGGAGCGCAGCGGTCCCTTGGACCCGGGCCGCCAGGTCACCGCGTGCAGCGCGCGCCGCCCGCCCTCCAGCACCAACTGCCGGGCGCTGATGCGCCGCTGCCGGTAGCGGGGCACCGGCCGCCGCCCGGTCCCCGCATACGGCGCGACGCTGCGGCAGGCCTCGGCCTCCAGCAGCGCGGTATCGGAACGCACCCCCACCACGTAGGGAATATCGCGCTCGGTCAGGCCCAGGCGAAAGGCCCCGTCTTGACCGTAGCCCTCATCGGCGACCACCAGCGGCGGATCCAGCCCCCAACTCTCCAGCTCGTCGATCATGTCCAGAGCCAGCTGCCACTTGGGCACGTGAGCGATGTCCGCAGGGATCCGGCAGCGCTGCCGGCGTGCGGCCACCGCGGCGACATCCTCTGTGCGCGGTGCGGCCGGATCCCACTGCTCGGGCACGAACAGCCGCCAGTTCACCGGACACGACGCGGCGTCGGTGACCAGATGCACGCTCGGCGCGACCTGGCAGTTCGCGGTCTTGCCCAGCGCCCCGCAATACTGCGCGGCCACGCCCGGCGACTCATCGCCGTCCTTGACAAAGGACACATCATCGACCACCCATGCCACCGGGTTGATCGCCGCATCCATCCGCCAGGCCAGCTCGGCCAAAACCAGCTGATGCGACCAGGGGGCATCGGTTGAGGAGCCCCCAGTCTTCCGGACACGGTGCCCAGTAGGGTGCTGACTGATCTGGAAGGAACGGGTACGTGGCAGGAAAGAACTACGCCCAGGAGTTTAAGGACGAAGTCGTCAAAGCTGTCTTGGACGATCAGGTGACGATCGGGCAGGCCGCGAAGGATTTCGGGGTTTCACGGGAGACCGTACGGAACTGGGTGAGCAAGGAAAAGCGTCGCCGGTCGGGGAACACCGAGCAGGCGCGGGATGCCGCGGAGCGAGCGCGGGTCCGTGAGATGGAACGTCGGATCGCCGAGCTCGAACAAGAGAACGCCTTCCTAAAAAAATGTGCCGCCTTCTTCGCGAAAGAGCAGCGGTAAGCGAGCGGTACACGCTCGTCCGTGCGGAGGAGGCCGACTTTCCCGTGGCCATGATGTGCCGTCTTCTCCATGTGTCGACCTCGGGATACTACGAATGGAAGGATCGCCCGCCGTCGGTCACCGAACAACGCCGACGCGAGCTCGCGGAAAGAATTCAGGAAATCTTCGACGAATCGGGCCGTACCTACGGCTACCGGCGGGTGCACGCTGAGCTGCTGCGCTCGGGCCAGGTGGTCGACGACGAGCTGGTGCGCCGGCTCATGCGGCAGATGGGGCTGGTTCCGGTGCAGGTCAAGCGGCGTCGTGGGCTCACCGTGGCCGACGCGCAGGCCGATCCGATCGCTGACCTGGTCGGGCGGGACTTCACCGCGTCGGCGCCCGGCGCCAAGATGGTCGGCGACATCACACAGATCGACACCGGCGAGGGGCCGCTGTTCTTGGCCACGGTCGTCGATTGTTTCTCCAAGTCGGTTATCGGGTGGTCGATCGATATGCGCTATCCGGCGAGTTTGGTGTGCGCGGCGATCGAGATGGCCGCGCAGCGCATTCCTCTTCCGGTGGATGCGATATTCCATTCTGATAGGGGAAGCCAGTACACCTCGGCTGAGTTCGGGCAGGTACTCGAAAGGCGCGGGATTCGGAGGTCGGTGGGGAGAACCGGGATATGTTTCGACAACGCGATGGCTGAATCGTTCTTTGGAAAGCTGAAGACCGAGCTGGTGCACCATCGGTCGTTCGCCACCCGCGCGGAAGCGCGTCGTGCCGTCATTCGGTACATCGAGGGCTTCTACAACTCCAGGAGGCTGCACTCCGCGTTGGGATACAGACCTCCCGTCGAAGTGCTCGATGAATGGCTGACGAATAGCACGGCGGCGTGATATGATTCATTTACTCCGGTGTCCGGAAAATGCGGGGCTCGTCAGGTGCAGAACTGCTGCAGCCCTTGGCGATCCACGCCCAGCCGGGCCGCCATCGGCTCCATCGATTTACGCGCTCCATCGGTCAGCAGGCCGCGCACATACCGCTCGCCCCACCGCCGCTGATCAGCACGGGCGAAACCGGAGAACATCTCAGCGGCAAACGTCTCCAGCCGCGCCCGCACGGCCTCGAGTTCTTGAGGGGTCATCTTCCCTCACCCCCAAAGCAGGTGACATACCGTCTCCTACCCGAGGTAACCAAGCCCTACTAGTGCTCCGTTCCTCAAAGGCTGTAGACGAACTGGCGGCGTAGGTGTCTGGGGGCCGGTGGTGGCCGTCCCCAGACCCAGGGTTTGGCCCGCTGGTTGAGCTGGGCGGTGGCGATGCGGGTGGCGTGGTCGATGTCCTTGCTATCAGCGAAGGACACTCCGGCCAGGGCATGGTGGCGGAAGATCCGCCACCACGCCTCCTGCAGATTGAGCCAGCAGGCGCCGACCGGGATGAACGCGTGCTGGATGCGGGGATGGTCGGCCGGCCATGTGCGGGTGGCGAGGCTGTTGTGACCGGACAGGTTGTCGGCGATCACCCAGATGTCACCGTGGCCGGGGTTGGCGTCCTCGAGTCGTTGCAGGAACCGCTGGTAGCAGTCGCTGTTGCGGGAGGCGGCGGTCATGGTGACCGCGGCGCCGTCGGCGACGCGCAGCGCACCGTACACCCAGGTCTTGTCGGGGCCGCGGAAGTATTCCAGCGGCGCTTTGATCCGGTGGCCGTCGGCGGACCAGGCGGGCGCGGGGCCGAAGGTACGCGGGGTCACCGGCCCCAGCTCGTCGGCGCAGACGACGACCGCGCCGTCCGGCGGGTCGGTGTACAGGCCGACGACCTGCGTTCTTTTGCGGCGAAGTCCGGGTCCTTGCTGGTGGTCCAGGACCGGGTGCGGCGCCATCTCACCCCCTCTTTCAGAAGGATCCGGCGCACCTGGGAACGGTGAATGTCGATGCCCTGCTCACGGGCGGCGGCGGTGAGGGCATCCAGGGTCCACACCGCCGGCCCATCCTCGTCGTCGGCCTCCAGCTCACCCCAGGGCTCCCAGCGCAGCCGCCCGGGCGGTATCGTCTTGACCAGCGCGATGAGCCGCGATCGTTCGGCTTGGGTGATCCGCGGTCTGCGACCGGGCCCGGGCCGGTCACCAAGCCCGTCGATGCCTTCGGCGTTGAAGCGGCGCAACCGGCGGCGCACGGTCTCCGGATGACAGCCCAGCATCGCGGCGATGGCCGGGCCGCGCATCTCCTCCCAGCTCAACACGACGATCTGGGCGCGCTGGATCCAGTCGGCCGGGGCGTGCCGGGCACCGGCGAGTTTACGGATCTGGCGTTCCTCCTCGCCGTCTCGCGGCGCTCGAGCGTGCAGCAGTTTCGGCATGATGACACCACCTCCCTGTCATCCACGATGCCCCTGATCAGGATGGCTGGCCACCGCTCAGCTCAACACCCTTTGAGGAACCCAGCACTAGGGCTGGGTGACGGGCCGCTAACCGATGCCCATGACCGTCATCGCCACCGACAGGCCCAGCGCGCCGGTCCCGCCGATCGCACCGGCGATCACGGCGCCCCTGCGGCCGGGCAGGCCGCGCAGGTGGATCCGGGCGGCCGCGATGAACAGGAGGCCGCCGGCCATGAACCACGGGCCCCACAGGTAGGTGTACCAGCGGAGCACCTGCAGGATCTCCGCGGTCATCCCGGGGTCGCCGGGCTTTACGAGCAGCCCGTTCGCGACGAACAGGCCACCGTGCCACAGGAGCAGCACTCCGGCGCCCCAGGCCGCGAACTGCAGGAGCCGGTCCATGCCGGTGCCCCGGCCGCGGCGCACCAGGGCGAGTCCCAGCACCCCGCCGACGACCTTGAGCGCGCCGGTGACCCACAGGGTCACCAGGAACCAGGTGACCCTGTTCTCCACCAGTGCGACGAGGGAAGGGGAGATCGTCGTGGCGGCGCCCGCCGTACCGCCCAGCGCCCAGTAGAAGCTCGGCAGGGCGAACAAGAACCCCCACGCCGCCGCGCCGTACCCCGCCCATGCCGTGCGGTCTGACCGCGGTGCCGTCCCGTCCGCCTGAGAAGCCGTCATGCCCCCATGGTTCCGGTGCCGCCGGCCCGGGGCCTCCCACCGAGGGGTGGTCTTCATCCCCCTGTAGAGGGAGGCGGAGGTCGGGAGAAGACGGCCACGGGGCTGCGATGCTTCTACGGGATGGCGGACGGCTGATGTCAGGCGGGGACCAGGCGGGCCACCAGGGTGTAGGAGAAGCCCTTGCCCGCCGGGGTGGTGACGTCGATGTACTGGGTCCCGCCCGTGGCGGTCACCGGGACGCGCAGCAGCAGGTCGTCGCCGATGTGGTCGTCCTCCCACACCTCGATCGTGAACGAGGCCCCGGAGGTGACGGTCAGATGGCTGTACGGCCCGGCGGAGCGCTGCGTGTAGCCGTAGGAGCACGACGCGGCGTCGCTCGTCCACACCCAGCAGGTCCCGGCCCTGGTGTCGGCCTCGTCGCCGTTGGTGGGCCAGATGTAGTACTTGTCGCCGTTCGGCTCCTTGAGCTCGACGCGGATCTCGTCCTCGCCGCTCTCCTCCAGGTCGTTGGCCTGGAGCGAACCGAACACGAGCTTCAGGGAGCCCTCGGCCCTCGCGGCGGCGTGGGCGGCGGGTGCGAGGGCGGCGGCCAGCGCCAGCGCGGCGGCTGCGGCGACGGCCTTGGACAGGATGGTTCTCATGTGATGCCGATCCTCGGTCAGTAGGCGGGTTCGAGGCGGAAGTTGAACGCGTAGTGATAGCCGTTGATGTCGGCGTCCTCGCGGAAGTACTGGTTCTCGCTGATCGGCTGGGGCCAGATCGGCACGTTGACCAGCGCGTCGTCCCCCGACAGGTCGTCGTCGTAGAGGGTCACCATCAGCAGCTTGCCGTTGGCCTCGTAAAGGGGGCGGATGGAGGAGTAGTAGCCCCGATAGTTGGTGCCGGAGGGGCAGCCGTCGCCGCTGATGTAGACACAGTCGTTGCGGGCGACCGACAGGGCGCCGGTGGTCGGGAAGAGCCGGCGGGACTTCCCGTCGCGCTGGGCCTCCACATAGATCTCGTCGTGCCCGTTCTCCTCCAGGTCGTAGGCCACGAAGCTCTCCAGGACGACCCTGACCAGCGGCGCCGGCTCGGCGTGTGCGGTGCCCCCGGCCAGCAGCGACTCCGCGATGAGCGCGGCGCCGAGCGACGCGCGGGTGAGTAGGCGATACATGCTTGTCCCCGTCCACGGTGATGATGTTCGACGGACAGCGTGGCCGGGGCACCTTGTCGATCTCTTGGAACCCACTGGTGAGGAGCGGGGGAGACTCAGCG
Above is a genomic segment from Streptosporangium album containing:
- a CDS encoding IS701 family transposase, yielding MPRTRSFQISQHPTGHRVRKTGGSSTDAPWSHQLVLAELAWRMDAAINPVAWVVDDVSFVKDGDESPGVAAQYCGALGKTANCQVAPSVHLVTDAASCPVNWRLFVPEQWDPAAPRTEDVAAVAARRQRCRIPADIAHVPKWQLALDMIDELESWGLDPPLVVADEGYGQDGAFRLGLTERDIPYVVGVRSDTALLEAEACRSVAPYAGTGRRPVPRYRQRRISARQLVLEGGRRALHAVTWRPGSKGPLRSRFAALRVRPAGRMIRRAHAGEELPECWLLAEWPPGEPEPVKYWLSTLPGDIPLRHLVRMAKIRWRVEHDYRELKTGLGLDHFEGRTWSGWHHHVTLVSVAHAFCTLERLNPKAPAAA
- a CDS encoding transposase yields the protein MAGKNYAQEFKDEVVKAVLDDQVTIGQAAKDFGVSRETVRNWVSKEKRRRSGNTEQARDAAERARVREMERRIAELEQENAFLKKCAAFFAKEQR
- a CDS encoding IS3 family transposase: MCRLLRERAAVSERYTLVRAEEADFPVAMMCRLLHVSTSGYYEWKDRPPSVTEQRRRELAERIQEIFDESGRTYGYRRVHAELLRSGQVVDDELVRRLMRQMGLVPVQVKRRRGLTVADAQADPIADLVGRDFTASAPGAKMVGDITQIDTGEGPLFLATVVDCFSKSVIGWSIDMRYPASLVCAAIEMAAQRIPLPVDAIFHSDRGSQYTSAEFGQVLERRGIRRSVGRTGICFDNAMAESFFGKLKTELVHHRSFATRAEARRAVIRYIEGFYNSRRLHSALGYRPPVEVLDEWLTNSTAA
- a CDS encoding IS630 family transposase; protein product: MDHQQGPGLRRKRTQVVGLYTDPPDGAVVVCADELGPVTPRTFGPAPAWSADGHRIKAPLEYFRGPDKTWVYGALRVADGAAVTMTAASRNSDCYQRFLQRLEDANPGHGDIWVIADNLSGHNSLATRTWPADHPRIQHAFIPVGACWLNLQEAWWRIFRHHALAGVSFADSKDIDHATRIATAQLNQRAKPWVWGRPPPAPRHLRRQFVYSL
- a CDS encoding helix-turn-helix domain-containing protein produces the protein MPKLLHARAPRDGEEERQIRKLAGARHAPADWIQRAQIVVLSWEEMRGPAIAAMLGCHPETVRRRLRRFNAEGIDGLGDRPGPGRRPRITQAERSRLIALVKTIPPGRLRWEPWGELEADDEDGPAVWTLDALTAAAREQGIDIHRSQVRRILLKEGVRWRRTRSWTTSKDPDFAAKERRSSACTPTRRTARSSSAPTSWGR
- a CDS encoding DUF3995 domain-containing protein, which produces MTASQADGTAPRSDRTAWAGYGAAAWGFLFALPSFYWALGGTAGAATTISPSLVALVENRVTWFLVTLWVTGALKVVGGVLGLALVRRGRGTGMDRLLQFAAWGAGVLLLWHGGLFVANGLLVKPGDPGMTAEILQVLRWYTYLWGPWFMAGGLLFIAAARIHLRGLPGRRGAVIAGAIGGTGALGLSVAMTVMGIG